TAGTGACCTAAATTCATCCGTAAAAAGATTGTGCcgacgaaaaaaaatatatttaagtgAATTTTTGACTATATTTCTAAACACCAGTAAGTAACCGACTGGTAAGGACATTGATGAAGTAACCGTCATTAATGAGCATAAATTAGATTTTGGAAAAAGTTATTAAACACTAAATAATTGTTGGATTCAAAATCAACTATTTGAGGCAATCTATAAGAACTGCATCATAAGATATACATgagaaattgaagaaatctaaCTTGTATAGAGAAGAATGAGATTCGCTTCCATTGTTGTGAGTTTGACATTATATTTTaagtgaaagttttttttttttttgaatttattttaagTGAAAGTTAACTATGCCAATTGTAGCTATAACACATGAATAACAGAGAGCCATGTAACTAGGTATGAATAAGTATCAAGTAGTTGTTTTTTTAAAGAGATGTAAATTAAGACCATAGAAAGTGCGAGAGCAATCCTCTCATGAGTAAGTAGGAAAGAACAACAAGCCAAACCATACAAGGAAAGACACAACGACGGTTGCAAGAAAGTTTCAAATAATTACATGCACTTTTCGAGCTATTAGTATTGAGACCGATTGCCCTAAgtaggactgttcatggttctcTGAGAACCGAAGCTAACCAAGAACCGAACCGAAAACCGAACTGTCAAGAACCGAACCTTTAAGAACCGAACCAAACTCGAACctaaattgaaaaaatggttcggtaaccgaaccaaaatatcaactaccaattcaggttcggttcggttcgaaccatagtATATCGGTTCGGTTCAGTTCGAACCATCTATAAATATGCATATTTTACCGAACTGGTTAACCAAAATTTGAaaccggttcggttcggttcgaaccatactatatcggttcggttcgattctctcgaaccaaaattttggttcaggttcggttcggttcggttcaagcaaagaaccgaaccatgaacagtcctagCCCTAAGCATATGTTAATGTATTTTTGCCACCATATAATCCTAGGAGTGCTATATTCTATAATAAGCCTTCCACAATATTgattaaattgaaaaaatgaaagaaataaaaaggaACTAGCTAGTATTCCACCCTGTCAATCTATGGCTTAAGTAAAAAAAATCTTACCCAAGAAgcaagatattttttttttgtaattcatGTAATTACAATGTGCAGACTTTTGTGTTCAAGAGGCCACCTGTCTTTCCTAGATCATTGACTTTTGTTACAGTATTCATGAGTTTATACTCTATGGGTATAGCATTGTTGAAGGTAAATACCTATATTTTCTTAGAATATACATTTGTTTCCAACATCAAACTTGCATATGTGTAcctaatgtaatttttttttattgaatctATACAGGATATACCTGATGTTGAAGGAGATAAAAAATTTGGGATCTATTCTTTTCCAGCACGTTTTGGTAAAAAACGAGTATGTTCATAAATCCCAACAAAGCTGGTTTTCCCCTGCTATATACTCTTTTATTGTCACTAACTATTCTTTTTCAGGTGTTTTGGATTTCTGTTTCCCTTTTTGAATTGGCTTTTGGTATCGCTCTCATGGTGGGAGCAACATCATCTTACATGTGGAGTAAAGTTGTCATGGTAATATATACTTATTGCATAAGTATGTCCAATTTTTACTctcaaattaataaaatatttccctaaatttttttattggttgCATAAAATATTCCAACTTGTTATCTTGATTGTAGCGTCAAGGTAAAAATTGATCTTTTCAGGAGCGGGTATCTAGATCTTCCTTGAGGATAATTTAACCACATTTTACATGGAGTAATCATATTTAAGATTAATGAGTTGAGAATTTCATaatttattctttattttttgtaaataattttatttatccaCTAGGGGTTAAGTTACTCAAAGGAGACTTTCTTTTAGGAGAAAGCTTAGGTCTATTGTTTTACATATTGATTCATTTGAATATAAACTTGTTTAAACTTTCCAACTATATTTGAAGCTAATTATTTGATGCCAATGTATCAGGTTTTGGGAAATATTGTTCTTGCTTCAGTTGTCTGGCACCGTGCTAAAAATGTAAATTTGGGAAACAAAGCTTCCATGGCATCATTCTACATGCTCATATGGAAGGTAATCATTTTCCTTAAAGGCTGTGTACAATTTGAAAAATATTCAATATCAGAGTTAGTATTGTTTAAAATAAATTGGTTACCgataatcaatttttttcagGATTTGAGTGTTAGAATatgatataaaatcattcatgtggtCATTAGTTAATATTATAAACTTTTAAGATAATTGGTTGCTTGACATAATATTATTCAAGCCTCTATGACCAATTAATCTAGAGTTTAATCCCTACAGTCCGGTCCAATTCTTCTAACATTGGGAAAGAAGGTTATTTGATTTATTATCACTTTCTAATTCGAATTGGAATACAAAACACAAGGTCGAGtagctatatattattttcaattttttttctctaaattAAGTCTTTACTATCTTTTCTAGGTGTTGCATGATTTGTTCAAATTGTTTTCCCTGCAGATATTATTCGCAGCGTACATGCTCATGCCTTTAGctagataaggaatacatttgcAAAGTCAACTTGAGAATTAGTCAACTTGGTCATGCCAGCCATGAGTCTGGACATTAGTTTTAAATTTTCAGTGAGTgaagaattaaataattattttaagatTGGTATTAGTGTGTTGCTATAAGTGCTAAATTCATTGGTTTTTGTACATGTTattataatgaaattaaaactaAGTAACTCTTGCTTAAGCattgttattaatattttatttctgtTAATTTTTGGGCACTCTCACAGCTTATTTTCATCATTAGATGTTGTTTACCGTGATATTTAGTAAACAAACATTTTCCGAGTTCGACTGGAAAATGTTTAAGAGTTTTGCgaattaagggttcttttgggaaaacgtcttgccaaagcgtGTGTGAAATTGGGGTTTTCGACAGCCGTGTGTCAAGAGGTAAAAATAAGTAAAGATTCGAAGATAAAACACAAAATAATCAGAAATACTTGAAagtaaaatttattaattgaaAAGCTTTACACAAAGTAAGGTTGATAGATTCAACAACAAATTCAACAAAAGCAGTAACAACAACAAATTCGAAAATCTAAGTGCAGATATCATAAAATGGCTGGTTCGtcaacgtactcctccatggtcacgttaggctcgttgagtctctttgatgcggacatgagagctttttagtgattttttagagctgagttgggaaccctttctttgaattggattctcctatttatagagcttcatGTTCCGCATGTCTTTGGCGGTTTTCTCCTTTttggatgggttagtgggtctgattttccccccacgatctgatgcttgttcCGGAAGTTGGAGATCGTGTTTCTCAACTGTTTTAACTGCCTATTAGCCACATACTCAACCATCGTGGTGAGAAACTGACTGAGTCAACGCTGCACGTGTTAAATGTGCTCGTGTTTCTAGCATCGGTTGCCAATGTCCCTTTGTCGAATTCGACTACCTCTTTAACTTGGcgttttttcttttcctctggtcCATTTTCGACTGCCTCGTGCCTTTTGGGCCAGATATCTTGGGCcaaacagatgccccccaaatatgttgattctcgactaccaggccttggagggatcaagcattttttgATCGTGAATTTCGAACGGAACTGACAGTTGTTCGTCATTTCTTCCTTTCTGACTTCAGGTCCAATCAGACATCCTAGCGTTTGACTTCTCCTCCAATCAGAAGCTTTAGCGTCTGACTTCGTCTGCCCATCCGCCGTCTCTACCCTAGGGTAATCAAGGCCTCTTTTTAGCCTACGTGTTAGGGTTctgcggttatataataaaataaccgttggattttaaatttttatgcaCCGTCACGTAATGCAGCTTCACGTCCGTTTcttcatttgcctataaatacgccattgttgcTTCTTTGTAAGCTTTACGACTTTTTAAATCACCCAAGCTTTGTCTGGTTTTGCATGCGATCATCCTTAATTGCCTGGTTCTGCTTCTGCCTTTCTCTCTACTGCATTCTCTGACTGCTTCCATGGCTTCCAACTCTGACAACATTATTCCATTGGCCGCTGCTTTCGAGATGAACGAGGCCAAGCGAGTTCCTATTCTAGACCCACCGTATGAGGCGAAAAAAGGGCCATCTGGAAATCTCAGGTACTCATTCCTAtttctgttaatggtactttgcGTGCCATTTTAGGTCCTTTGAAGAAGGCAAAGAGGGGTAGGCCTAATAGTCTGCCTGAGGGTTATGAACGATTTCACCTCAGTATTCGTGGGGAAGAACTTATCCTTGCATTTCGCCCTTCATATCGTTTTCCTTTTCTGAAAGATCCTAAGAGGGCTTTCAGGTCTGCCCCGCCCAATCCGAATGCTGGTGATGGAGCTTATTTGAAATGGCTCGACAAGGTGGAAGCTAGCaagtctgggcattggaaagtCACTGGgattttcgacctcattcagttgtcgaggtcgccgattTCTTATAATCCTGCCATGCTTTTGAGCTCCCTTTTCTTTTGGGAAAGGTCTACTAATAGCTTCcatgttccctttggcatgATCACGCCCACTCTTCTTGATGTTGCTGCCATTACTGGCCTTTGGGTTGTGGGTGATGATTATCATTCCTCTGCTGCCCCCACTAATCCTATCGCCATTTCGACAGACAATGTGGCTTTCAGTAAATTCATTAAAGATCACTACGTCGAAGACGGTGAAGTGTCTGAcgctgagcatgtcgcgtttctcctgtattggctttctgcctaTGTGTTCTGCACCAAGTCTTTGAGGATTCCGGCCAAACTTCTTCCTTTGGCCAACCTGTTGCATGAGGGTCGCAAAATCGCTATGGCCAGACTCGTACTTGGTAATCTTTATCAGATGATCAATGAGGCGATAGCTGATATTCGAGATCCTAAGGTTATGTCTTTGAATGCAGCCGGTCCACTATGGTTGCTTCAGCTCTGGATGAATGCGGTCTTCGAATCGTTTCTTCCAGCTAAGGAACTTCCCTCCGTGGTATCCAACACTAGGATCGATGCTCACCGGCTTGAGCCCCTAACTCCTCCCTACGATGCTTCCACTTTTGAAgttgatttcaaaaaatatttcaccatgttttttGAACTAAAACGTTTCCGTTCTGGCTTTGCACCGTATAGCAAACCTTGTtatggccctcggtggctaaggGATTCTTACCCCAACCTTCCTGGCTCAGAGGACCTCTCTATGCACCAAATCGAACTCTGGCAGACCATATTGTCCCCCAGGGTGTTGACTATCAACTTTGCCAGCAATGACTTCACTCTGTGCGGCTATAATCCTCAACttgtttctcgacagtttgggctgagTCAAGATTTGGCCAACACATTGTTCGACCAATCTCTTGTTCTTTATCCCGGCGCCATCACTAGACGTAGTGCCTTCGACACTACCATTAACTTCTACAATGAGGAGCTGATTGGCCTTAGCCCTTTCAATTTTGCTTCATCTTTTTATGTCACCAAGGCATTTAAAGCTTGGTGGTCTACTTATTGGAGCGACATTTCGATGCCGATTGAAGATTGTTTCCAGCGCATaacaaatgtttttcttttgcagaagcaagctcataagaagaccaaaggtatgcatacgTCTGAGATCAACGCCTTCCAGCATTTCTTCGGTGTAGTgtactttccgggtcctcgacttcaagagactgttgccaaagcagctcaagttctaaggcaaatgtgggaagctaaagccaagaaaactcgattgagcattccttctgatgaggatggtctttctttcATTACTCAAAAAAcgggctttaggttcccaccatTGCCTACTTGCAAGTatgctttggcctttccagtggtgcttcctaaatgggttgaccacgTAAGTATCAAGAACTTTTATCATAGCGCATTGCCtcctcggaagcgggtgacctggacgAAGTGTTACTTATGGAATTTTCC
This is a stretch of genomic DNA from Lotus japonicus ecotype B-129 chromosome 1, LjGifu_v1.2. It encodes these proteins:
- the LOC130727968 gene encoding uncharacterized protein LOC130727968; protein product: MASNSDNIIPLAAAFEMNEAKRVPILDPPYEAKKGPSGNLSIRGEELILAFRPSYRFPFLKDPKRAFRSAPPNPNAGDGAYLKWLDKVEASKSGHWKVTGIFDLIQLSRSPISYNPAMLLSSLFFWERSTNSFHVPFGMITPTLLDVAAITGLWVVGDDYHSSAAPTNPIAISTDNVAFSKFIKDHYVEDGEVSDAEHVAFLLYWLSAYVFCTKSLRIPAKLLPLANLLHEGRKIAMARLVLGNLYQMINEAIADIRDPKVMSLNAAGPLWLLQLWMNAVFESFLPAKELPSVVSNTRIDAHRLEPLTPPYDASTFEVDFKKYFTMFFELKRFRSGFAPYSKPCYGPRWLRDSYPNLPGSEDLSMHQIELWQTILSPRVLTINFASNDFTLCGYNPQLVSRQFGLSQDLANTLFDQSLVLYPGAITRRSAFDTTINFYNEELIGLSPFNFASSFYVTKAFKAWWSTYWSDISMPIEDSEPIPRPTSQASPRVTPTTIEVEDDDDDVSLADKLKVPKKRIKGAGGSAVSNPSPARSTSQREEIQQGDDQGGDQQASSPPLQDTTPIPVEMASTKKTSRKKSSRKSGSSSSRHSKSSTSSSPLKEPAPKADALVEFQTFLVDLLATLDKVTSVEQLIKTKKAQVASNTNGLLPAKDEILKLTARKTLIAAELSGVDARLDELQREMARLEKEKARLVEEGPVVNSRLNTLAAECANVMLSTSQLSKEVVAEQGVKQSLDSRIAAARVQLEAFKSRI